ATCTCAGGTACAAGAACGCGTGGTCGAACTGGAGAAAACATTTTGAAAGAGGTCATGAAAGAATCGATAAAGGTTGGGATTGTGAAGACGAATTTGAAAACTGGAAACGGTGAGGTCGAATTTGCTTGGGATTTGGGGGATGGAAAGTACATTCCGATAGATTCAAAACTACCGGAGCTTGAGGAGATCATCGAACAACTTGAGAAGGCTGACATTTCAGAAAAAGAATCCTATCGAAAGTTGATATCCGATAAACTCAAAAAAGAGATCGAACGTGTCAAGAAATATCAGAACTGTCACAACACCATCGATAGTTGTATATTGGTGGTGCCAGATGCGGCATTGGATATTGCTCCAGAGCTCATGAATATCGGCAGAGGATCGAATGTTTATCTTTGTGGTTATAAAGATGTTTTCTTCGTGGCACACACGATAGCTGAAAGATATCTTCAGCTCAAAGAGCAAGGAGATGTTGGAAGATACAAACAACTTGTGAATGGATTGCTGAAAGTTCTTGCGGAAATTGAGAAGAAAATCGACAGTATTGCGAAATCTAGCGATTCAATACGATCGAGTGTTGATAAAATCAGAGAAAATATAGCAAAGGCCAAGAGATTCGAAGATTTCCAAGAAACATTGGAAAAACAAAATGTTGAGGAAAGTTGATCCAAGGAGGGAGGTTTAACCATGTTCGTCAAGGATATCATGACAACGAACGTCATCACTATATCTCCGGAAGCAACATTTCACGAAGCGATGGAGATCATCAGGACTAAGGGTGTGAGGAGACTTCCTGTGGTCAAAGATGACAAAGTCGTTGGTATCGTCGCTGAGAAAGATTTATTGAAGGCCTCTCCATCTCAGGCGACGACTTTGGACGTGTGGGAGCTCACCACGCTGCTCGGTAAACTGAAGGTCAAACAAATCATGAAGAAAGACGTTGTCCATGTGCACCCGAACACACCGATAGAAGAAGCTGCTAAGATCATGGCAGACAGAAAAATAGGTTCACTTTTGGTGATGGAAGAAGAGAAGTTGGTTGGTATCATCACTGAGACTGACATATTCAAAATGTTCATCAACATGTTGGGAGCTCGTGAAAAAGGTTTCAGATACGTTTTCAAAGTTCAGAATGTTCCGGGCATCCTCGCAAGAATTTTGAATTTGATGTATCAATGTGGGGCAGATGTGATCGCCGTTAGCACGTATGAAAAATCGGATCAAGAGTACAACGTCGTTGTGAAGGTCAAACTTTCGTTGAACAGAGAAAGCTTCGAAAAGAAACTGTTAGAGGGTATTCCAAACGTTTCCATCATCGATGTGAGACAAGATTGAAGGGGGCATGAGCCCCCTTCAGATTTACTGAATCGGTCTGAGCGTGACGGAGACATTGACGGTTTTTCTATCCACCTTCAGTGTGAGAACTTCTGCGTAGTAACCGCCTTTGATCACCACAAGTTGATAAGTTCCATAGTCAAGATCGATTCTGAGCGGTGTGATACCTTTCAAATAACCGTTGATGTAAACGAGTGCGTTGGAAGGCGAGCTACTTATGCTTACAGTACCGATCCTGCTGACAGGTTCAAGTGTCAACCTCACAGTTTTTGTTTCATTCGGGGTAACTTGGACTTCCGTTGAGGCATCTTCATAGTCCGGCAGACTCGCAACGACTCTGTGTACAATGTTGGCATCGACTTCAACTCTCAAGCCTGATGGATCTGCAACGCCGACGTACCTTCCATTCACGTAAATTGAAGCGTTCGGTGGAGTAGTATAAATGAGCAAAAAGCCGGTTCTGACGATCGGTGGCAATGTTATATCGATCCTCTTGGTCTCACCGGAAGCCACACTCACCGTCACCGTCGTATCCTGATAGCCATCCATCGTCGCGATGATCGTGTGTGGACCTGGATCAACTTGCACTGAAAGTCCTGTCGCTCTTGCGGTTCCAACGTAAGTTCCATCCACATAGATCGAGGCGCCAGCTGGATTGGTGAAAATGTTGAGTGTTCCTTTTCTCACAGCGGGAGCAAGGTTGAGCGTGACTGATCTTGTCTCACCTGGGCTCAACGTCACCGTCACAGAAGCATCTTGATAACCACTCATTCTGGCGACTATGTTGTAGGTGGCAGGGGTCAATGAAAGACTCAAACCTGCCGATGTTGTGGTTCCTCTATATTGAGTATTGATGTAGATCGATGCTCCTATGGGATTCGTGAACACGATCAACGTGGCTCTTTCTGGACTGAGCGCCATGCTCACCGTTTTGGTCTCACCCAGGGCAATGGTGACCGATCTTTGCTCTGGTTCGTATCCTGGTCTGGTGGCGAGGATCGTGTGCGTACCAGGTTGAACTTCGATCTGCAGTGGGCTCACACCAACGTAGCTACCGTTCAGATAGATCTGCGCACCCGGTGGTGTTGTTTGGATGTTGAGCATAGTCTTTCTCAGAAAGTTTGCTGTTACAACTATTGTTCTTCCTTCGGTGACGAAGAAAGTTTCAACTATGACTTGATCTTGTAGATAGAAGGTGGCGAAGTGTTGACCCTCATCGAGCTCGACTCGCGCTGGAGTTCTTCCAAGATATCTTCCATCAACATACACGTATGCGCCAGTTGGGTTAGATTCCAGTTGAACGACACCTGTTCTCGGAGCTCTGCCAACGTAGAAATAAGTTATATCGCTCGCCCATTCACCGGTGAGGTATGGCAAGATCTGTCTTTGAACATAATTTTCTGGATCGGTCGTGAGTTCTGGGAAAGTTTGGGTGGTACCGAGCTCTCTCAATTGTTGGATGATGGGGATATAGCTGGTACTAGCGATGATTTGAATGAACTCTTTACCCTCAGGTGGTGAAACTTTGAGAGAATAGGTTGTCGAGATGGGAAGCTTGTAAGTGACGTTCGGTGCGATGTAATTGTTCGTATCGTACCTGTTCGGGAACAAAAGCGTGATCTTTCCATCGGGTCGAATATCGTAAATGACCACATAACAACTCTTGTTGGCTTTGAAAAAGATGTTGATCGATTCTCCAACCTGATAGACCGCTCCTTCAGGTTTATTGAGCCAAACTCTCACTTCAAGCTCACTAGGTTTTGGAACAATGATGATGTTTTTAAGCTGCATCTCTGCAAAGCTCATTGTTGCGATCAGTGAAACCAAAATTAAAATCCAAACCTTTTTGCTCATCCAAATCCCCCCTTTCACGGCTCAATCACACGTGCCGCTGTAACTTTTCCACCTTCAATCTTGAAAAAGGCAAAACCCCTCAGCTGAGATGAAGATATATTCTTAGGTACTGTCAAATCCTGCCAGTTTGTTCTAAATTCGGCGCTTGTAACTCTATAAACACCATTTTCGTTGATGAATTGGACCAAGACATAACCACTGTTTGGAGTAATTAACACTTTCTCTTGTGTTCCTACGCCGATCACTAAGTCCCACGTTGTACCAAAAAGATCGTTCGGCTCTAAGCGGAGCTTCAAATTACCACCTGTGATAGATTCGACCCGATCACGGATCTGTTCTTTGACATTCTGAAGGTTCGAATATGTATCGTAACTACCAACAAATTCATTGTTCAAAAATGCATACCTATCATTTGGGGTCACACTTTCTATACCACGATCACTAAACAGTGCTGAACTTGGATACCAGAGCAATATGGTGTCTGTTCGAACGTTGTTACACCAGTTTGAAAGATCCTCTAGATTAGAGTTTCTCACTGGGCCTGCTTCAACTATGTTCAGAGGTGTTCCATACTTTGGAAGTGCTATCGGTGTACTGCAGGAGTAGATCAATAAGGCTGCGAGCGCCGTAACAATGATCAACAGGACGTTTCTTTTTACCTTCATACCATCACCCCCATAGGTTAAAATTGAGAGGCGCGATCGCGCCTCTCAGTATGTGAAACTGTAAACGAGCCTGGCCATCTTTCTGATGGCGAAGATCGCTACGAAATCTCCTTTTTTGATCTTTCCCACCACTTCGTTCCAATCGTTCGTGGACTTTATGGTGTATCTTTGACCGCTCACCGCAATTTGATCGATCACATCGCCTGGTTGCAAGCCAAGTGAACCTTTGTTCTGTCTTACGATCACACCGTTCACAGATGCAGCTATGGAGTAAGTTTCTCTGTCAGATGGGGTTATTTCACCCACCACAAGTCCGGCGAATTCTCTTGCAGCAGTGACCGATTGTGTTTGTTCGTCAGTGGAGGCACCGAGTTTGACACTGAACTTCATTTCTCTTCCGTTTCTGTTCACGACGATTTCCACAATTTCTCCAGGCACACGACTGTGTATGAGTGAAACGAGTTCAGCATCACTGCTCACATCGACCCCATCGAACTTGATGACCACGTCGTTCTCCTTCAAACCGGCCTTTTCTGCCGGTGAACCTCCCAGGATCTGTACGATCAAGGCACCTTTGTTCACCTTCAATCCCAACGCTTTGGCGAGCTCGTTGGTCACGGTGGTCACTCTGACGCCGAGGAAAGCTTTTTGAGCCTTACCAGTTTGAACGAGCTGATCGATGAAACGCTTCACCGTGTTGATGGGTATGGCGAAACCAAGGTTCACTGCCTGCTGTGGATTGATGATCGCCGTGTTGATACCTATCACTTGACCGTGTATGTTCAAAAGAGGTCCACCACTGTTACCTGGGTTGATCGCCGCGTCCGTTTGAATGAGGTTGGTATAGTAACCCGATCCATCTGGCTTCGGTATCCTCCTTCCAGTAGCGCTCACCACGCCTATGGTGACTGTGTGTTGAAAACCAAGAGGATTACCAATCGCGATGGCCCATTCACCTATCTTGACCTTGTCCGAATCACCAAATTCAAGCACTGGAAGTTCTTTTTCAGCGTTGATCTTTATAACAGCGATGTCCAATTCTGCGTCTCCACCGATGTACTCAGCTTTGTAAGTAGAACCGTTCAGGAGTGTTACAGTGATCTCGACAGCACCACTCACGACATGTTCGTTGGTGAGTATGTAGCCAACTTTGTCGAAGATGAAGCCAGAGCCAATACTCGTGGTGCGCTGTGTTCCTCCGAACGGAGAGTAACCGAACCAGCGTCTGAAGAAATCCTCTATGAATGGATCGAAATACGGTGAGCTGACAGTCTTCACCGCTTCAACTTTGACCACAGCTGGTGCACAGGCCTCAACCACTGCGACGATGGGGCTCTGGTAATCCGGATTGAGCAGTGCAAAAGTTGAAACTACCACCACAAGTAGGCTCAACACCACGAACAGTTTTCTCACAGCGAACACCTCCTCGAATCAAGCTTTGGCTCCATCTTCTTTGACGCTCATATTTTCCCCCGCGTTCATTAGAAAGTGATTAAAAAATTCCTGAATAGCGCGTTCTATAGACTCGAATTTTTCAAGTTTCATGAAAGCTTCTCTGAATTTCCTTGCGTTCGCAAAACCATGTGTGTACCCCATCACGAACTGCCTGAGTTTGTAGAAAGACTTCTCTCCTTCTTGTTCTCTCAGCATCCTTGTATGGAAAAGAAACATATCTCTTATCTCCTCAAAGCTAGGTTCACTTCCATGTTGGATTTCGAAGAATATCCAAGGTTTTCTCAAAACACCCCTGGCCACGATGGCAGCCTTCGATTTCGAAATTTCGAGTGCTTTTTTGATATCTTCAACTGTGAAAAGATCGCCACTGATCGCAGTGGGTACGTTCCATTTATCGAGTTGTAGGTTCCATTCGGCTTTACCAGAGTACATCTGAACGGCTGTTCTTCCATGAACTTCCACACCATCCACCCCAGTAAAAATCAAAGTTTCCATGATCTTTTCAAGTTCGTTCTTTTCAAAACCAAGTCTCACTTTCACTGTCACAGGTTTTTCACAAGCATCTTTCATGGCTTTGACGATGTCTCCGAGTCGATTTAGATCTCTCAGCAACGCGGCACCGGCATTCTTTTTAACCACCTTCTTCACAGGACACGCGGCATTCAAATCGATCCAACTGGCACGATGTTGAATCTTCTTGGCAGCGAGGGCGAGTTTTCTTGGTTCAGATCCGTAGAGTTGAACGGCCGTGTCCTTTTCATCGACTGAAGGAAGCATTCTTTCGACAACGGTGAGTTGCAGTAAAACACTTTCGGCGCTGATCATTTCGGTGAAAAAGAACTGTGCGCCCCACAATCTACACACAGTTCTGAAAGCCTTATCCGTTATGCCAGCCATGGGCGCGAGACCTACAGAGCCTGGATAACTAAACTTCGCCATAGTAACTCGCGACGGATTCTTCTATTTGTGCAACGACCATACCTTTTATACTTTTGCCCTGTCGTGCACGTTTTCTTATCTCGGTTGCGGAAAGTTCGATCAACGGAGCCTGAAGGAAAATGATTCTTTCAAACAGATCATTCAAAACGGTTTTTGCCCTTTCGTGGTAAGGTTTTCCACAGTATCTTGGATAAACGACGAAGTGACATGAGTTGAGCAAATCTACATATCTGTACCAAGTTTCGATATAACTCAAAGCATCTTCACCAACGATGAAATATGGTTTGCACGAGTGCTTGCTCGCAAAGTGGTTCACTGTGTAGAGGGAATAAGAGACATCTCCCCTGACCTTTTCATAATCGCTCACTACGACGTTATTCAAATCGAAAGTTTTCTTACACCATTCGAACCTCAGCTCGAACGGTGCCACGTCGTCAGATCTGTGAGGAGGTTTATAAGTCGGCACGATGTAGAGTAATTCGAGCTGTAAAAGTTCCATCGCATACTGTGTCACGATCAAATGACCTACGTGTGGGGGACTGAAGGTGCCACCAAAGATGCCTATTCTATTCGTGATATTCAAAGTCATAACCTCCAATCCAGACCGTATCTCCTTCCTTCGCTCCAGCTTGCTTCAGTTTCTCACTCAAACCATTCCTTTCCAACACTTCCAGAAATCTTGCCAACGCATCTTTGTATTGTAACGAATAACGTTTGAGCCAGGCTTCAACTTGCTCACCTTTCACGATGAACCCTTCTTTCGTTCTGACAATTTCAAAGTCGAACTTGAGTTCGAGTCTTGTTTTGACCGGTTTAGGTTTCTCAAAAGCTGGAGCTGGAAGCATTTTCATCTTCAATTTGCTCTCACCAACGTGTTCTGCTATCTTGGCTTTCAAAATATCTATGTTTTGCTTCGTGAGCGCAGAAACTGCTATCGGTTCTTTACCGGTGTGACGTTTCAATCTCTCGAGTCTTTCGTGCAGTTCTTTTTCATCGAGTAAGTCTATCTTGTTTGCGACTAAGAGTTGGGGTTTTTTCAACAATTCTGGACTGTATTTTTCTAGCTCTTGCACGATCACATCGTGATCCTTCAAAAAATCTCTACCCTCGACGCTCGCTATATCTATCACGTGTACAAGAACACTGCATCTTTCGATGTGCCTCAAAAACAGGTTTCCAAGTCCACTACCTTTGTGTGCCCCCTCGATCAGTCCGGGGATGTCAGCAAGGACGTATTCTATCTCGTTTCCAATCCGTACAACTCCTAGGTTCGGTATGAGTGTGGTGAAAGGATAGTCAGCGATCTTTGGCCTGGCATTGCTCATTGCCGCGATGAGTGAGGATTTACCAACGTTTGGAAGTCCGACCAATCCTGCATCGGCGAGCAGTTTCAACTCAAGTTCTATCCATCTTTCTTCACCTTTCTCTCCAGACTCCGCGATCCTCGGGGCTCTCAGAGTGCTGGTTGCAAAGTGAACATTACCCCTACCGCCTTTACCCCCCCGTGCGACACAAACCATCATGCCGTGCCTATCGAGATCCGCTAAAATCTCACCAGTTTGCAAGTCTCTCACCACGGTGCCGACCGGAACATCTATGATCAGATCTTCACCGTTCTTACCGGCCTGTTTTTTCCCTTTACCGTGCTGTCCGTTTTCTGCGACGAATTTCTTTTGATGTTTGAATCTGAGAAGTGTCGAGAAGCTGGCATCGGCTCTCAAGATGACGAAGCCTCCATCGCCTCCATCGCCGCCGTCCGGTCCTCCGTGTGGCACATACTTTTCCCTGCGGAAGCTCACCGCTCCATTTCCACCGTCTCCAGCTTTCACGAATATCTTCACACGATCAACGAAATCTTCCCTTTCCAAGTTCCTCACCCTTTGATTTAGACTAGCACAATTTCGAAGACAAAGGTAGAGAGGGATTAAAGATTGATTCCATCTGTCAATAAACCCTTTCGAGGATTCTCTAAGCCCTAAATTTATACTATTCATTGATAATGATTGAAACCGTAGGAGGGGTGATTTCATGCTGAAATTATTTTGTTTTCTTTTAATTCCTGCCACAATTTTTTCTTCGACTTTTTTCGATTCCTCTCGTGACTTTATTGATGCCATGAGAAATGACAAAACAATTCGAACTGCACATTTAGGAATTTACTTTGTGGACTTGGAAAGCGGAGAAGTCATTCTGAATTACAACGAACACAAACTATTCATACCAGCTTCGGTCATGAAACTCTTTTCAACTTTGCTGGCTTGGGAGGTTCTCGGAGAAGATTTCAAGTACGAAACGAAGATTTATATTCCTAAGGGTTCACAACCTCCATGTGTGAAAGGAGATATCGTGATAAAAGGTAGCGGAGATCCTTCACTGAACCATGTTGTACTCGAAAAGCATTTGGTCAAATTCAAGGAAGATGGCTTTCAAAGGGTAGAAGGCAACTTGGTGATCGACAACACCGCTTTCAACAAAGAGAGGTGGTCTACGAGATGGCCATGGGATTTGAACGATAATCCCCACGTTGATGCATTGATCGTTCAAAACAGAGTGCATGGCTTCAATCCATACAATGAGGACGAAGTAGCACTCTATGCAGGAGAGATGGTGAGAGAAACGCTGCAACGTTTTGACATACAGTTGCAGAGCGTGAAGGTCGGAAGGCTCGAACCAGAAATATTTGAGGAATTCATAACCATACGCTCACAACCTTTAAAGGAATTGATACGCGTTGCAAACAAAGTCAGTCATAACTCTTACGCGGAACAAATATTCAGAACGGTTGGATTGAAGCTCTTTGGAATTGGTAGTAACGCAAACGCTGTGAAAGCACTGAATCAGTTGGTAGATAAAATCGTTGGAGAAGATTATCCACGCAATTTTGCTGACGGTTGTGGTCTTTCGATGTACAACCTTGTAAGCCCATACATGACAGTGAAGTTGCTCGAATACGCTTACAAGAAATGTGGTGGCTTGAATGGGTTCATCTCCACGCTGGCCGTGGCTGGAAAAGATGGTACCTTGGCGAAGAGATTAGCAGGTTATCAAGTGTATGGTAAAACAGGTACCTTGGCATACTGTGCTTCCTTAGCAGGAGTTGCTATCACCAAGTTTGACAGGAAAGTGGCTTTCGCAATATTTGTGAACAACTATTCTGGTCAATATCCTAAAGATCAGATAGATTCGATCGTCAGGTGGGTGTGTGATAATTATTGATCACTCGATCATACCTTGAACAAAAGTTGACCTAGCCGCTGCTTAGCTTTTAAAGTAACCCTGTTTACGAAAGGTGAAAAATACACTTTTTAAAAACTCGTGTTGAGGTTTTTGGTTCATTGTTTGTCAAGTTTTTGATACTCCTCACTTGAGATCCATAAACACCCCATTGCACCAATTTTGTTACCATAACGCGATCAAAGCTTGCATTGAAAAACTGTTTGCACAGAAGATTCGACAATGAGTATCTTCTCATGTGATCAGCTTTTAACGCGAATTTCTTTCAATGTTCGCACTACGTTTGAATTGAAATTGCAAGAAATTTTAAGAAATCTTTCGATTAGGTGAGAAAACGAGCCATAAAAATGAAAAACAACGCAAATCATTTGAATCTTACGAATGATTGGCAAAAGTGGGATTTGTGTAATCTGAGAAAAATTGGTATATTGTTGATGAACATATTGAGAAAACGTTAGACCTCTCATTAGAAAAGGAGAATGATCGTTGGCTAGTCTGAAAGATGTGGCAAATTTGGCCAACGTTTCGATCTCGACAGTTTCCAAGGTGCTCAATGGAAAAGGTCGCGTGAGCGAGGCGAAAAGGAAAGAGATACTGAAAATAGCGAGGCAACTCGGCTACACGCCAAACTACCACGCTCGAACGATGGCTCGGAGGACAAAGATTTTGACTATAGGTTTGATCGTGCCAGACATCATCAACCCATTTTTTGCAAGACTAACGCGTGGGGTTCAAAAAGCTTGTGGGGAAGATACGCTGGTCATCCTCATGGATTCGTTCAGAAACCTTGATAGAGAAGAGAAACTCATACGCAATGCGAGGTTTTTCGGTATAAATGGGATCATCATAGGCAACTCTCGCGTGAACGATGACTTGGTGGAGGAAATTTCGAACTACATTCCCGTAGTCGTGTTCGACAAGTACTATGAGTTGGAGAACGTTGTTTCTATAGTTTTGGACAACAACTATGGCGCGTACATGGCGACGAAGCATTTGATCGAAAACGGTTGTAAAAATATCGTGCATCTGGGTGGAACCCATGAACTTTATGTTTCCTTAGAACGTGCTCGGGGTTATGAATCAGCCATGAAGGAGGCGGGTCTAAAGCCTTTGGTTCAACCTGTAGGTTATAACGAGTCAGCGGGTTATCAGGGTATGAAGCGGTTGATCGAAACAGGAGAAAAGTTGGATGGGGTTTTTTGCATGAACGATCTTGTGGCCATAGGTGCCATGAGAGCTATCAAAGAAAAAGGATTGAGAATACCACAAGACGTGGCCGTCATAGGTTTCGACAACGATGAAGAACTCTGTGAGGTGGTGAATCCACCGTTGAGTTCGATACATCAACCTGTGGAAGAAATGGGTGAAGTGGCTGCGAAATTGTTGTTCGAACTCATCAAAGGAAACTCAAAGGTCAAACGTTACGTGTTCGCTCCAAGGTTAGTCGTGAGGCAGTCAAGTTTGAGGGGTGAATCATGAAAAAAATTCTCATCGTTGGAGCCCACAGCGACGATCCAATCATAGGGGTCGGTGGTACCATACGGGAGCTGTCAAAACTCGGCAACAGTGTCACGGTTTTGAGTGTTTGCGGTGATAGGATAGAAGGTTACACTGAAGCGATTGAATTGCTCAGCGCTGAACCTGTGTATTTCGATTTTTCTTACGCTCAGATAGATGAAGAGGACTTTTTCAAACGGCTCGAAGAGTTGATGAAAAAACTCAATCCAGACATCGTTTTTACCCACTGGTATTCCGAGATATTGTACGATCACGAAGTAGTTTCGAAGCACACCATCAAACTGGCTAGGAAGTTTGAAAAGGAGATCTATCTTTTCGAAATACCAGCTTCAAGTCAGGATTTTCAGTTCGATGTGGCAGTGGATGTGACGAGTTCTTATGAGTACAAGAGAAAGGCTATAGAAATGATGAAAAGTGCTTTCAAAGAGGAGGTCTTCGAGAAAGAAATAATGCCTTCGATCATTTTCCCTGCAGGCTTTAGGGGTATTCAAATTGGTTGTCCTTATGCCGAGGTGTTCAAGCATCTAGGTTCTAGATTTCCATTATCACCGTGCAGGAAGAAGCTTTTGGACCTTTCAAAACTTTGAGGAGGTGCTTCGATGAAGAAATTAAAAGTTGGTATCGTGGGCGCTGGAAAAATCGCTGAGGTACTCCATGTTCCAAACACACTCCTCTCAGAGTATGCAGAGCTTGTGGCCATAGCTGATCCTAATCCGCAGAGACTCGAGTACTTCAAGAAGAAGTTGGAAAGTCACCGTATCAATTTCTATGTTGACTACCGAGAGATGTTTCAAAAAGAAAGTATGGATGCTGTGATCGTTGCGGTTCCGAATACTTTGCACGCGGAGATTTCTATCGCTGCTTTAGAGAGTGGTAGGAACGTGCTTGTTGAAAAGCCTATGGCTACTAATTCTCAAGAGGCTTTAAAGATGATCGAAGCAGCGAAGAAAAGCAAAAAAGTTTTGATGGTGAACCATTCACAAAGATTTTTTCCACACCATCAAAGAGCTAAGGAGGTGGTTCAGTCTGGCATACTCGGTGAAATAAGACTCGTCAAGACGATGTTTGGTCATGCGGGACCAGAGAATTGGTCGCCGAATGCCGCGTGGTTCTTCAATAAAGATGTGGCCATGTTCGGTGCTTTGGGAGATCTGGGGGTACACAAGGTAGATTTGATCAGGTACATCACGGGACTAGACATTGTGCAGTGTGTTGGCCTAACCGCGACACTTGAAAAACGTGCCTCAGTGGAAGATGTCGCGAGTGCGGTTTTGAAACTTTCGAACTCAGCCTTGGCCACACTCGATTCTAACTGGATAACTAAGGGGCTCGAAGAGAACTACTTTGTTGTCTACGGAGAGAAAGGCACAATGAAGGTTGGACAAACCGATCCAACGAAGATCGATATCTATCTCGACAGACCTTTCAGAATGCACGGAGAAATAGTTCTAAAACCTCTATTCACTAATGAAGATCCTTACTGGAAGATGCCCATCATCGATCATTTCGCTAAAGTGTGTCTGGGGCTAGAAGAACCTATCGTTAAGCCAGAAGATGGGTACATCGCGGTGAAAGTTGTCGAGAAAATATTCGAATCTTATAAGAAAGGACAGGTAGTGAGCATCGAATGAGTGTGATTCTTTCAGCGAGAAACATTTGCATGGACTTTTCTGGTGTGAGAGTTCTTCATAACGTTGATGTGGACTTTTCACCGGCGAGGATATACGGCCTAGTCGGTGAGAACGGTGCCGGAAAGTCAACGCTGATGAGAATCTTATCGGGTTTTCTTCATCCGACCGAAGGTGAAGTTTATTTTGAGGGAAATAGAGTCCTACTCAATCCGTTGAAGGCCAAGTCATTGGGGATCATCTTGATACCGCAGGAGCTGAATCTCGTCGAAGGCTTGAGAGTTTACGAGAACATCTTTCTCGGTGATGAGATCAGGAAAGGATTTTTCATTTCCAAGAAAGCCATGATAGAAGAAACCAAGCGTTTAATATCGCAGCTCGAGCTGTCTATAGATCCCACAGCTTTCGTCTTCCAACTTTCCCCAGCTCAGAAGCAAATGGTGGAGATCATCAAAGCCATATCGAAGAGGGTGAAAGTACTCATCATGGATGAGCCAACATCATCTTTAACGGATGAGGAAGTGTTGAAGCTCTTTCAAATAATGAGAAACATGAAGCAGCACGGTATAACGGTCATATTCATTTCCCACAGACTCAAGGAAGTTCGCCAAATCGCTGAGGAACTGATCGTGCTACGGGACGGGAGAAAAGTTTATCAAGGAGAGTTGCAGAACCTCACTGAAAAGCAAATAGCGGAGCTCATGGTTGGTCGAAAGTTGGACGAGATGTTTCCGAGCAAACCCATCCCCGACCGCGAGGTAGTCCTTCAGGTGAAGGATCTTTCAACTGAGGACGGCAGAGTTAAGAAAGCAAGTTTTGAGCTTTATAAAGGTGAAATACTGGGTTTCTATGGCCTAGTAGGCTCAGGCAGAACGGAACTCATGGAAGCCTTGGTTGGTATCAGGAAAGTTTTATCGGGCGAGATACATCTGTTTGGTAAGAAAGTAGAAATTAAAGATCCCAAAACGGCAAAAAGATTTGGGTTGGTTTATCTTCCAGAGGATAGAAAAAAAGCAGGAATCATCTCGGTTTTGGAGGCCTTCAAAAACACTACGATGATGTCTTTAGAAAAGTTTTCCAAACTCCTCTTGAAAACGAAGTATGAAATTAGTGCTTTCAAAAATTATGAGAAAAGATTCAAGATCAAAGTACAAAGTCCATGGCAAACGGCCGGAA
This region of Pseudothermotoga sp. genomic DNA includes:
- the rmuC gene encoding DNA recombination protein RmuC, encoding MIAVWFAVLFTWTVLLVLWTVHIFRSRVGTKYDVVQDIVNLKAELEQLRSWREYQKKLEDEKTNRLTETITNIYKLFEELKTRTEVTESEREKRVKQLVDQIKIFLEQQQKHVEMFLIEQGKSKEEIEKRRDAQLQDVKRTIEEFVKTISGTRTRGRTGENILKEVMKESIKVGIVKTNLKTGNGEVEFAWDLGDGKYIPIDSKLPELEEIIEQLEKADISEKESYRKLISDKLKKEIERVKKYQNCHNTIDSCILVVPDAALDIAPELMNIGRGSNVYLCGYKDVFFVAHTIAERYLQLKEQGDVGRYKQLVNGLLKVLAEIEKKIDSIAKSSDSIRSSVDKIRENIAKAKRFEDFQETLEKQNVEES
- a CDS encoding CBS domain-containing protein, with product MFVKDIMTTNVITISPEATFHEAMEIIRTKGVRRLPVVKDDKVVGIVAEKDLLKASPSQATTLDVWELTTLLGKLKVKQIMKKDVVHVHPNTPIEEAAKIMADRKIGSLLVMEEEKLVGIITETDIFKMFINMLGAREKGFRYVFKVQNVPGILARILNLMYQCGADVIAVSTYEKSDQEYNVVVKVKLSLNRESFEKKLLEGIPNVSIIDVRQD
- a CDS encoding PEGA domain-containing protein produces the protein MSKKVWILILVSLIATMSFAEMQLKNIIIVPKPSELEVRVWLNKPEGAVYQVGESINIFFKANKSCYVVIYDIRPDGKITLLFPNRYDTNNYIAPNVTYKLPISTTYSLKVSPPEGKEFIQIIASTSYIPIIQQLRELGTTQTFPELTTDPENYVQRQILPYLTGEWASDITYFYVGRAPRTGVVQLESNPTGAYVYVDGRYLGRTPARVELDEGQHFATFYLQDQVIVETFFVTEGRTIVVTANFLRKTMLNIQTTPPGAQIYLNGSYVGVSPLQIEVQPGTHTILATRPGYEPEQRSVTIALGETKTVSMALSPERATLIVFTNPIGASIYINTQYRGTTTSAGLSLSLTPATYNIVARMSGYQDASVTVTLSPGETRSVTLNLAPAVRKGTLNIFTNPAGASIYVDGTYVGTARATGLSVQVDPGPHTIIATMDGYQDTTVTVSVASGETKRIDITLPPIVRTGFLLIYTTPPNASIYVNGRYVGVADPSGLRVEVDANIVHRVVASLPDYEDASTEVQVTPNETKTVRLTLEPVSRIGTVSISSSPSNALVYINGYLKGITPLRIDLDYGTYQLVVIKGGYYAEVLTLKVDRKTVNVSVTLRPIQ
- a CDS encoding Do family serine endopeptidase, with amino-acid sequence MRKLFVVLSLLVVVVSTFALLNPDYQSPIVAVVEACAPAVVKVEAVKTVSSPYFDPFIEDFFRRWFGYSPFGGTQRTTSIGSGFIFDKVGYILTNEHVVSGAVEITVTLLNGSTYKAEYIGGDAELDIAVIKINAEKELPVLEFGDSDKVKIGEWAIAIGNPLGFQHTVTIGVVSATGRRIPKPDGSGYYTNLIQTDAAINPGNSGGPLLNIHGQVIGINTAIINPQQAVNLGFAIPINTVKRFIDQLVQTGKAQKAFLGVRVTTVTNELAKALGLKVNKGALIVQILGGSPAEKAGLKENDVVIKFDGVDVSSDAELVSLIHSRVPGEIVEIVVNRNGREMKFSVKLGASTDEQTQSVTAAREFAGLVVGEITPSDRETYSIAASVNGVIVRQNKGSLGLQPGDVIDQIAVSGQRYTIKSTNDWNEVVGKIKKGDFVAIFAIRKMARLVYSFTY
- a CDS encoding tRNA-dihydrouridine synthase; this encodes MAKFSYPGSVGLAPMAGITDKAFRTVCRLWGAQFFFTEMISAESVLLQLTVVERMLPSVDEKDTAVQLYGSEPRKLALAAKKIQHRASWIDLNAACPVKKVVKKNAGAALLRDLNRLGDIVKAMKDACEKPVTVKVRLGFEKNELEKIMETLIFTGVDGVEVHGRTAVQMYSGKAEWNLQLDKWNVPTAISGDLFTVEDIKKALEISKSKAAIVARGVLRKPWIFFEIQHGSEPSFEEIRDMFLFHTRMLREQEGEKSFYKLRQFVMGYTHGFANARKFREAFMKLEKFESIERAIQEFFNHFLMNAGENMSVKEDGAKA